In Dehalococcoidia bacterium, a single window of DNA contains:
- a CDS encoding glycerophosphodiester phosphodiesterase, translated as MLRHERKLPGIPVLFDKWFVRWAWGVISLRRLLREINFRADLFLDIKSSSLRAADAVLELHQDHDAMMPRTDVSSNQWKLLDRLATAGTDMRMFYSVGRHDAINALLRRAERDHPPAGTSIRHTLLSPALVERLHAANLIVYAWTVNNDNRARELLSWGVDGIISDDAGIFEELDKDAEATSGSGAQPSP; from the coding sequence GTGCTTCGCCACGAACGCAAGCTGCCCGGCATACCCGTGCTGTTCGACAAGTGGTTCGTGCGCTGGGCGTGGGGCGTCATCTCGCTGCGGCGCCTGTTGCGCGAGATCAACTTTCGCGCCGACCTGTTCCTGGACATCAAGTCGTCTTCGCTCCGCGCCGCGGACGCCGTCCTTGAACTGCACCAGGATCACGACGCAATGATGCCCCGCACGGATGTCTCGTCGAACCAGTGGAAACTGCTCGACCGCTTGGCCACCGCCGGGACAGACATGCGCATGTTCTACTCAGTGGGGCGGCACGACGCGATCAACGCGCTGCTTCGGCGCGCTGAGCGTGACCACCCGCCGGCCGGCACGTCTATCCGGCATACGCTGCTAAGCCCCGCATTGGTCGAGCGCCTCCACGCCGCAAACCTGATCGTCTACGCGTGGACCGTGAACAACGACAATCGCGCCCGCGAGCTGCTCTCGTGGGGGGTCGACGGCATCATTTCCGACGACGCCGGCATCTTCGAGGAGCTCGACAAGGACGCCGAAGCTACTTCGGGATCAGGTGCACAGCCGTCGCCTTGA
- a CDS encoding secondary thiamine-phosphate synthase enzyme YjbQ, translated as MEQIVEARRETVARADAPAARVICEALEYETKTAPEFIDITDDVIGIVEAAGIQFGQVSIYSQHTTAAIKINENEPLLLRDMARTLRNFAPPNAYYEHNDFSRRTVNMNEDECANGHAHCQHLFLGASETVPVIDGRIALGTWQRVFLVELDHPRMRRVLVNVVGAG; from the coding sequence ATGGAACAAATCGTGGAGGCCAGGAGGGAGACGGTCGCGCGGGCCGATGCCCCGGCAGCGCGGGTGATCTGCGAGGCGCTGGAGTACGAGACGAAGACGGCACCGGAGTTCATCGACATAACGGATGACGTCATCGGCATCGTCGAAGCGGCTGGTATCCAGTTCGGCCAGGTGTCCATCTACTCCCAGCACACTACCGCAGCGATCAAGATCAACGAGAATGAGCCGCTGCTCCTGCGCGACATGGCGCGGACGCTGCGCAACTTCGCTCCCCCTAATGCCTACTACGAGCACAACGATTTCTCCCGCCGCACCGTCAACATGAACGAGGACGAGTGCGCGAACGGCCACGCCCATTGCCAGCACCTGTTCCTGGGCGCCAGCGAGACCGTTCCGGTCATCGACGGGCGAATCGCGCTCGGCACCTGGCAGCGCGTCTTTCTCGTCGAACTCGACCACCCGCGGATGCGCCGGGTGCTCGTGAACGTTGTCGGAGCCGGCTAG
- a CDS encoding cupredoxin domain-containing protein: MQGRRIAVACLLIATFFGLAVAACGGDDSDPVTTPGASGTPAERGAKTPDAEGTIVIVARNLEFDTDELLAPAGAVTIEFENADGGTPHNIHFFRGANARGESVGETALGNGPATDTLELDLETGDYFFQCDVHPNMKGTLTVA, translated from the coding sequence TTGCAGGGAAGACGTATCGCGGTCGCGTGCCTGCTCATCGCGACGTTCTTCGGGCTGGCGGTCGCGGCGTGCGGCGGCGACGACTCCGATCCCGTAACGACGCCGGGTGCATCAGGCACACCTGCCGAGCGCGGAGCGAAGACGCCCGACGCCGAAGGCACGATCGTCATCGTCGCGCGCAACCTGGAGTTTGACACCGACGAACTCCTCGCACCGGCGGGCGCCGTCACGATCGAGTTCGAGAATGCGGACGGCGGCACACCGCACAACATCCACTTCTTTCGCGGCGCCAACGCGCGCGGCGAAAGTGTCGGCGAAACAGCACTCGGGAACGGGCCCGCGACAGACACGCTGGAGCTGGATCTTGAAACGGGCGACTACTTCTTTCAGTGCGATGTGCACCCGAACATGAAGGGCACGCTGACGGTCGCGTGA
- a CDS encoding DUF2203 domain-containing protein produces the protein MKLFTLEEAEALLPQARDEVLAMQSCKREIDVLREALVDAAGRATGNGHVKDEEALAEKRRKAEALVQQLNERLARLNEWGVELKGLDEGLLDFPSEREGRVVYLCWRLGEEHITTWHEIDAGFGGRQAL, from the coding sequence TTGAAGCTGTTCACCCTCGAAGAAGCGGAAGCGCTCTTGCCGCAGGCACGTGACGAAGTGCTCGCGATGCAATCCTGCAAGCGCGAGATTGACGTGCTGCGCGAGGCGCTGGTCGACGCGGCAGGTCGCGCCACAGGCAACGGCCACGTAAAGGACGAGGAGGCATTAGCCGAGAAGCGCCGCAAGGCGGAAGCGCTCGTCCAGCAACTCAACGAGCGCCTCGCGCGTCTCAATGAATGGGGCGTCGAACTGAAAGGCCTCGACGAGGGACTGCTCGACTTCCCGAGCGAACGCGAAGGCCGCGTCGTTTACCTTTGCTGGCGACTGGGCGAAGAACACATCACCACCTGGCACGAGATCGACGCCGGGTTTGGCGGCCGGCAAGCCCTCTAG
- a CDS encoding TldD/PmbA family protein, with translation MEATMLGEQEIKRIVETVLSASRADQTEVEVFANDSALTRFANNYIHQNVEHSDVDVRVRSVIGKKIGIASTNETSLDALAAVAAKAFELAEHQRENEDFRSLPRPAPITPVEGYVERTARCGPEERAGVVAQICDASSRAGLTAAGAFHTTSQEISLANSLSVYGYHRETQADINTVVMSETSSGHAARVSKDVGDIDGESVAQEAVDKALRGVNPRTIEPGEYEVILEPYAVVDLLDFFSYLSFGALAFMEKRSFMSGRIGERVMDEAVTIWDDGLAAEGLPMPFDYEGVPKQPVSLIEAGIARGVVWDSYLAGKQGGDTRSTGHALPAGATIGALPLHLFMANGDAAAADMIKDVKRGIWVSRFWYTRTVHPLNVVVTGMTRDGTFLIEDGKIAGPVKSMRFTQGYVEALNHVDAVGRDSMLVLGDIGGGVRRVPALKIGAWNFTGVSEM, from the coding sequence ATGGAGGCGACAATGCTGGGCGAGCAGGAGATCAAGCGCATCGTCGAGACGGTGCTCTCGGCGAGCCGCGCCGACCAGACCGAAGTTGAAGTCTTCGCGAACGATTCCGCGCTGACGCGCTTCGCCAACAATTACATTCACCAGAACGTCGAACACAGCGACGTCGATGTCCGTGTACGCTCGGTCATCGGCAAGAAGATCGGGATTGCATCGACGAACGAAACGTCGCTCGATGCGCTGGCAGCGGTCGCGGCCAAGGCGTTCGAACTGGCGGAGCACCAGCGCGAGAACGAAGACTTCCGTTCTCTCCCCAGGCCGGCGCCGATAACGCCCGTCGAGGGCTACGTCGAGCGCACCGCGCGGTGTGGCCCGGAGGAACGCGCGGGCGTCGTCGCGCAGATCTGCGATGCGTCGTCGCGCGCGGGACTGACGGCGGCGGGCGCGTTTCACACGACCTCGCAGGAGATCTCGCTTGCCAACTCGCTCAGCGTGTACGGCTATCACCGTGAGACCCAGGCCGACATCAATACGGTCGTGATGTCCGAGACGTCGAGCGGTCACGCGGCGCGGGTGAGCAAGGACGTCGGCGACATCGACGGCGAGTCCGTCGCGCAGGAGGCCGTCGACAAGGCCCTGCGCGGCGTCAATCCGCGTACGATCGAGCCCGGCGAGTACGAGGTGATCCTGGAGCCATACGCGGTGGTCGACCTGCTGGACTTCTTCTCGTACCTGTCGTTCGGCGCACTGGCGTTCATGGAGAAGCGCAGCTTCATGTCCGGCCGCATCGGCGAACGCGTGATGGACGAAGCCGTGACCATCTGGGATGACGGCCTCGCCGCCGAAGGACTTCCGATGCCTTTCGACTACGAGGGCGTGCCGAAGCAACCTGTGAGTCTCATCGAAGCCGGAATCGCGCGGGGCGTGGTCTGGGACAGCTACCTCGCGGGAAAGCAGGGAGGCGACACGCGCTCCACAGGTCATGCGCTGCCCGCGGGGGCGACGATCGGCGCGCTGCCCCTGCACCTCTTCATGGCCAACGGCGATGCGGCCGCCGCCGACATGATCAAAGATGTCAAGCGCGGCATATGGGTCAGCCGCTTCTGGTACACGCGCACTGTGCATCCCCTGAACGTCGTCGTGACGGGCATGACGCGGGACGGCACGTTTCTCATCGAAGACGGCAAGATCGCCGGCCCGGTCAAAAGCATGCGCTTCACCCAGGGCTACGTGGAAGCGCTGAACCACGTCGACGCCGTAGGCCGCGATAGCATGCTCGTCCTCGGCGACATCGGCGGTGGGGTGCGGCGCGTGCCGGCGCTCAAGATCGGAGCGTGGAACTTCACCGGCGTCAGCGAGATGTAA
- a CDS encoding phosphoribosyltransferase family protein, producing the protein MRAAFVMDGGARRLTHELKYGGLTSLAEPMGRLMCQHLGESDADLVVPLPLHPSRERTRGYNQAALLAREIARHAGLPFDPAAVRRVRATTPLVKTMHREERLAIVRGAFSARRDSVDGRAILLVDDVVTTGATLDACSEALLAAGAAGVRCLTWARAD; encoded by the coding sequence TTGCGCGCGGCGTTCGTTATGGATGGCGGGGCGCGCCGGCTGACGCACGAACTGAAATACGGAGGTCTGACGTCGCTCGCCGAGCCCATGGGCCGCCTGATGTGCCAGCATCTCGGTGAATCCGACGCGGATCTCGTCGTGCCGCTGCCGCTGCATCCCTCGCGGGAGCGGACGCGCGGCTACAACCAGGCGGCGCTGCTTGCGCGCGAGATCGCCCGCCATGCCGGGTTACCTTTTGACCCGGCAGCAGTGCGTCGCGTTCGCGCGACTACGCCGCTGGTCAAAACGATGCACCGGGAAGAGCGGTTGGCGATCGTGAGAGGCGCGTTCTCCGCGCGCCGCGATAGCGTCGACGGCCGTGCGATACTACTCGTCGATGACGTGGTGACCACCGGCGCCACGCTCGACGCCTGCAGCGAAGCGCTGCTCGCGGCCGGTGCCGCGGGCGTGCGCTGCCTGACGTGGGCAAGGGCCGACTGA
- the moaD gene encoding molybdopterin converting factor subunit 1 has protein sequence MPTVSVMLFAGLREIVGQREIDVTLPEGATVDALRDRIGEDYPMTRAVLPTVVCAVGEEYVSGDEALREGDRVALIPPVSGGR, from the coding sequence ATGCCAACCGTGAGCGTGATGCTGTTCGCCGGCCTGCGCGAGATCGTCGGTCAGCGAGAGATCGACGTGACGTTGCCCGAGGGCGCGACCGTCGATGCCCTCCGCGACCGCATCGGCGAAGACTATCCGATGACCCGCGCCGTGCTGCCGACGGTGGTGTGCGCCGTCGGCGAGGAATACGTTTCCGGCGACGAGGCGCTGCGGGAGGGCGACAGGGTGGCGCTCATCCCACCGGTCAGCGGAGGTCGATGA
- a CDS encoding molybdenum cofactor biosynthesis protein MoaE — protein sequence MFGITKEPLDPEPLVAAVRRDESGAVALFYGVVRNENLGRTVQYLEYDAYPEMAIKKMREVADEVRARFTVTGVGVLHRIGRLEIGETSLLVAVSSGHRREAFEACHFAVDRIKQIVPIWKKEVWDDGSAWIEGHMPDVPRPSESRG from the coding sequence ATGTTCGGAATCACGAAGGAGCCGCTCGACCCCGAACCGCTCGTCGCGGCCGTCCGCAGGGACGAGAGCGGCGCCGTGGCGCTCTTCTATGGCGTCGTACGGAACGAAAACCTCGGCCGCACGGTCCAATATCTGGAATACGACGCCTACCCGGAGATGGCGATCAAGAAGATGCGAGAGGTGGCCGACGAAGTCCGGGCGCGCTTCACCGTCACCGGCGTTGGCGTACTGCACCGGATCGGGCGCCTGGAGATCGGCGAGACGAGCCTGCTGGTCGCCGTATCATCAGGCCACCGACGGGAGGCATTCGAGGCGTGCCACTTCGCCGTCGACCGGATCAAGCAGATCGTGCCGATATGGAAGAAAGAAGTGTGGGACGACGGCTCGGCATGGATTGAAGGCCACATGCCCGATGTGCCCAGGCCGTCAGAGTCACGCGGCTAG